One genomic window of Triplophysa rosa linkage group LG11, Trosa_1v2, whole genome shotgun sequence includes the following:
- the brd4 gene encoding bromodomain-containing protein 4 isoform X1 produces MDYKMHSKSNDLLDFQTLDALLEKIAHCPVPVKRESSEECNGISGALPVEPAPGSRLNEWCPAAPPPVPLPALHPTSMGDGLDAVQMSGSSSSQGQTSSQAPMLYNPSASESDNPARPKRQTNQLQYLLKVVLKSLWKHQFAWPFHSPVDAVKLNLPDYYKIIKNPMDMGTIKKRLENNFYINAQECIQDFNTMFTNCYIYNKPGDDIVLMAEALEKVFLHKISEMPQQEVEIKTMTGKGRGRGRREPDMNMKVGASLDSSPSPLTRGLSSLPPGPQIRPPTQGPPTLPPQTAMQALPPRVPLLLPRVPPRVPPSLPRVPPSLPRVPPSLPRVPPSLPRVPPSLPRVPPSLPPHVPQLGPPFSLGPTDCSPQVPMTAVPPPPPPSQTALPPMHMQQSAGPILPGPILPGPILPSPIPMATKQRKSQKRKADTTTPTANDQLSESSPAESKSGKTLPRRENARPPKLPKKEAPDSQHHWGTGTPSPKQQEQLRYCSGMVKDMFAKKHAAYAWPFYKPVDVDALGLHDYHDIIKHPMDLSTIKDKLENRQYRDAQEFAADVRLMFSNCYKYNPPDHEVVTMARKLQDVFEMRFAKMPDEPEELTAPAPAAVLHPAPVKTQPPMGTASSSDSSSDSSSESESSTDDSEEERAQRLAELQEQLKAVHEQLAALSQPQASKPKKKEKEKKEKKKEKHKKKAGVMSTLEEILEPPPALKALGKPKNKTDALPKKPKKLREKKEGGKGNRSMAPLGMAPPTLQPVTGLDSEEDLGLAGGQAMAGMTAAEKCKPMSYEEKRQLSLDINKLPGDKLGRVVHIIQSREPSLKNSNPDEIEIDFETLKPSTLRELERYVSSCLRKKKKPAAPEKSMETMSGAKTKGSSSESGSSSESSSSESEDSETGMTSKSKKRGRGEGKKSHHQAMAPGMPQLSHQPQTPVLQPTAQLKQQQQQHPSPAAYMAPPVTALEPSQMLENPFDPLAHFGQSLMHLPHHANDSSSPAPPHLNAHPQGGPVSPETHPFLNQHPILPSPALHNAMPQQPSRPSNRAAALPPKPPQQNAPQQQQQPQQTLPQQLQAQQPAPPPQHHLPPHLLQPPQQIRQRPLSPPTLTPQGLLSSQPPQMLLEDDEETVPSMPLPLYLQHLQPNRMQQQQTASLMQSLQSRQQPGQPSLLQSVQVQSQLGPQASLPPPQLTIQTQQSAPHQPSPQLSQHQARHMQHSQQLSFSQGPAQTTQTQPSQHKVAMPPTKAQQIIQQQQQTQQQHHSPRQQHKSDPYNSAHLRDNPSPLMMHSPQISQYAALVHQSPPQVKKEPQRVPLALGGIKEEKLPPSPVMRGEPFSPAMRQESHKHPESKHTMQGHGQQRADMKPLEISRPVIRSSEQSDQPPSMQDKDKFKQEPKTPVAPKKVQDVKLKNMGSWASLAQKSTSTPSSGLKSSSDSFEQFRRAAREKEEREKALKAQAEQAEKDRLRREQEKLRGRDDEESMESARRSQEEPRRRPEQQQVQPPQQQQQQQHQTQAQAQNPAQPPSAPQPSQAPPQSPASSQSALDQQRELARRREQERRRREAMAATIDMNFQSDLMAIFEENLF; encoded by the exons AGAGTCCAGCGAGGAGTGCAATGGAATTAGCGGTGCTCTCCCTGTGGAGCCCGCGCCCGGCTCGAGACTGAACGAGTGGTGTCCTGCCGCACCCCCTCCTGTCCCTCTGCCCGCGCTCCACCCCACCAGTATGGGGGACGGCCTGGACGCAGTGCAGATGTCGGGGAGCAGCAGCAGTCAGGGGCAGACCTCGTCCCAGGCCCCAATGCTCTACAACCCCTCTGCTTCAGAATCCGACAACCCTGCCCGACCCAAGCGCCAGACCAACCAGCTGCAGTATCTGCTAAAGGTGGTGCTGAAGAGCCTGTGGAAGCACCAGTTCGCTTGGCCTTTTCATTCTCCTGTCGATGCCGTTAAGCTGAATCTGCCT GACTATTATAAGATAATCAAGAATCCTATGGACATGGGAACAATCAAGAAACGACTAGAGAACAATTTCTACATTAATGCCCAAGAATGTATTCAAGACTTCAACACCATGTTTACTAACTGCTATATTTATAATAAG CCTGGGGATGACATAGTCTTAATGGCAGAGGCACTGGAAAAGGTGTTCCTCCACAAGATCTCAGAGATGCCCCAGCAGGAGGTCGAAATCAAGACCATGACCGGCAAGGGTCGCGGCCGGGGCAGGAGGGAGCCAG ATATGAACATGAAGGTAGGAGCTAGCCTGGACTCTTCACCTTCCCCTTTAACACGTGGCCTTTCCAGCCTTCCACCTGGGCCACAAATAAGACCACCGACACAGGGTCCGCCTACTTTACCTCCCCAGACTGCCATGCAAGCCTTGCCCCCTCGGGTGCCCCTTTTGCTCCCTCGGGTGCCCCCTCGGGTACCCCCTTCGCTCCCTCGGGTTCCCCCTTCGCTCCCTCGGGTTCCCCCTTCGCTCCCTCGGGTGCCCCCTTCGCTCCCTCGGGTGCCCCCTTCGCTCCCTCGGGTTCCCCCTTCGCTTCCTCCCCACGTGCCGCAATTAGGGCCACCTTTTTCTTTGGGACCCACTGACTGCAGCCCACAAGTCCCCATGACGGCCGTGCCTCCTCCTCCGCCCCCAAGCCAGACCGCTTTGCCGCCCATGCACATGCAGCAGAGCGCTGGTCCCATTCTACCAGGTCCCATTCTACCAGGTCCCATTCTACCAAGCCCCATCCCAATGGCTACCAAA CAGAGAAAAAGTCAGAAAAGGAAAGCAGACACAACGACACCTACTGCAAATGACCAGCTGAGCGAGTCGTCTCCTGCCGAGTCAAAGTCGGGGAAAACTCTGCCACGCCGGGAGAACGCACGACCACCTAAACTACCCAAAAAAGAGGCGCCGGACTCCCAGCACCATTGGGGGACTGGGACCCCTAGCCCCAAGCAACAAGAGCAGTTACGCTACTGCTCGGGCATGGTGAAGGACATGTTTGCTAAGAAGCATGCAGCTTATGCCTGGCCTTTTTATAAGCCAGTGGATGTGGACGCTTTGGGGCTGCACGATTACCATGACATCATTAAACATCCCATGGATCTTAGCACCATTAAG GACAAGTTGGAAAACAGACAGTACAGGGATGCTCAGGAGTTTGCAGCAGATGTGCGGTTAATGTTCTCCAACTGCTACAAGTACAACCCTCCGGATCACGAAGTGGTGACAATGGCACGCAAACTGCAG GACGTGTTTGAGATGCGCTTTGCTAAAATGCCTGATGAGCCAGAGGAACTGACGGCGCCCGCCCCTGCGGCTGTGCTCCACCCGGCTCCTGTAAAGACGCAGCCGCCCATGGGCACAGCCTCATCCTCTGACAGCTCCAGTGACTCCTCGTCTGAATCAGAATCATCCACGGATGACTCTGAGGAGGAGAGAGCTCAGAGGCTGGCAGAACTTCAGGAGCAG CTGAAAGCGGTTCATGAGCAGCTGGCTGCCTTGTCCCAGCCTCAGGCCAGCAAACCaaagaagaaagagaaagaaaagaaagagaagaagaaagagaagCACAAAAAGAAAGCAGGAGTCATGTCAACACTGGAGGAGATCCTGGAGCCACCTCCTGCCCTCAAGGCTCTGGGAAAGCCCAAGAACAAGACTGATGCTCTGCCCAAGAAGCCCAAAAAGCTTAG GGAGAAAAAAGAGGGAGGCAAGGGTAACCGCTCCATGGCTCCCTTAGGCATGGCCCCACCCACCCTGCAGCCGGTGACAGGCCTGGATTCTGAGGAGGATCTGGGTTTGGCCGGAGGGCAGGCGATGGCAGGCATGACCGCAGCAGAGAAGTGTAAGCCAATGTCATATGAAGAGAAGAGACAGCTGAGTTTGGACATAAACAAGCTGCCTGGTGATAAACTGGGCCGCGTGGTCCACATCATCCAATCACGCGAGCCCTCGCTCAAAAACTCCAACCCGGACGAAATCGAGATCGACTTTGAGACGCTGAAGCCCTCCACGCTGCGGGAGCTGGAGAGATACGTATCGTCCTGTCTTCGTAAGAAAAAGAAGCCTGCTG CTCCAGAGAAGTCCATGGAGACAATGAGTGGTGCAAAAACGAAAGGCTCCTCATCAGAGTCGGGCAGTAGCAGTGAGTCCAGCTCTTCTGAAAGTGAAGACTCTGAGACGG GGATGACTTCCAAGTCAAAGAAGAGAGGCCGAGGTGAAGGCAAGAAGTCTCATCACCAGGCGATGGCTCCAGGAATGCCACAGCTTTCCCATCAACCCCAGACACCCGTGCTGCAACCCACCGCTCAGCtgaagcagcagcagcagcagcatccTTCTCCTGCCGCTTACATGGCTCCTCCCGTCACCGCGCTGGAGCCCTCACAAATGCTGGAAAACCCTTTTGACCCCCTGGCCCACTTCGGTCAGTCCCTCATGCACCTTCCCCATCACGCTAATGACTCGTCCTCCCCCGCACCCCCTCACCTTAACGCTCACCCTCAAGGAGGCCCTGTGTCACCTGAGACGCACCCATTCCTCAACCAGCACCCGATCCTTCCTTCTCCAG CCCTACACAACGCAATGCCCCAGCAGCCTTCACGGCCCAGTAATAGGGCAGCTGCGCTACCTCCTAAACCTCCGCAACAAAACGCACcccagcagcagcagcaaccCCAGCAGACCCTGCCGCAGCAGCTCCAGGCCCAACAACCCGCACCTCCTCCCCAGCACCACCTCCCTCCACACCTCCTGCAGCCTCCTCAGCAGATCCGTCAACGGCCCCTCTCCCCTCCCACTCTCACTCCCCAGGGTCTCCTCTCCTCCCAGCCTCCACAGATGCTGCTGGAGGACGACGAGGAGACTGTTCCCTCCATGCCCCTACCCTTGTACCTACAGCATCTTCAGCCGAACCGCATGCAGCAGCAACAGACGGCTTCGTTAATGCAGTCTCTGCAGAGCAGACAGCAGCCGGGGCAGCCGTCTCTGCTGCAGTCAGTGCAGGTTCAGTCGCAGCTGGGCCCGCAGGCCTCCCTGCCCCCGCCGCAGCTCACCATACAGACTCAGCAGTCAGCACCGCACCAGCCCTCGCCACAGCTCTCGCAGCATCAGGCCAGACACATGCAGCACTCGCAGCAGCTGAGCTTTTCTCAAGGCCCAGCGCAGACCACGCAAACGCAGCCCAGTCAACACAAAGTCGCCATGCCCCCCACGAAAGCACAGCAGATCATCCAGCAGCAACAGCAGACGCAGCAGCAGCATCACTCTCCACGTCAACAACACAAGTCTGACCCGTATAACTCAG CACACCTGCGAGATAACCCCTCCCCGCTCATGATGCATTCCCCTCAGATCTCTCAGTACGCTGCTTTAGTCCATCAGTCGCCCCCTCAGGTCAAAAAG GAACCACAGCGAGTTCCTTTAGCTCTAGGCGGCATTAAAGAAGAAAAGCTTCCTCCGTCACCAGTGATGCGTGGTGAGCCGTTCAGTCCAGCCATGAGACAAGAGTCTCATAAACACCCCGAGAGCAAACACACAATGCAAGGGCATGGCCAACAGA GAGCTGATATGAAACCACTTGAAATTTCCCGTCCTGTCATCCGCTCCTCTGAACAGAGCGATCAGCCACCTTCCATGCAGGACAAAGACAAATTCAAACAAGAACCCAAGACACCCGTGGCTCCTAAAAAGGTACAG GATGTGAAACTGAAGAATATGGGTTCCTGGGCGAGCCTGGCACAGAAATCCACCTCCACTCCCTCTTCTGGTCTGAAGTCGTCCAGTGACAGCTTCGAGCAGTTCCGGCGTGCAGCCCGGGAGAAGGAGGAGCGAGAGAAAGCCCTCAAGGCTCAGGCTGAGCAAGCTGAAAAAGACCGTCTGCGCAGGGAACAAGAGAAACTGAG GGGCCGAGATGACGAGGAGTCCATGGAATCTGCCAGAAGGTCCCAGGAGGAGCCCCGCAGGCGGCCGGAGCAACAACAGGTCCAGCCCCCTCAgcagcaacagcagcagcagcaccaAACTCAAGCTCAAGCCCAGAACCCGGCTCAGCCGCCCTCTGCCCCACAGCCCTCTCAAGCCCCGCCCCAGTCCCCCGCCTCTTCCCAGAGTGCACTTGACCAGCAGAGGGAGCTCGCACGTCGCCGGGAacaggagaggaggaggagagaggcG ATGGCAGCTACCATTGACATGAATTTCCAAAGTGATTTGATGGCTATCTTTGAGGAGAACTTGTTCTAA
- the brd4 gene encoding bromodomain-containing protein 4 isoform X3: MGDGLDAVQMSGSSSSQGQTSSQAPMLYNPSASESDNPARPKRQTNQLQYLLKVVLKSLWKHQFAWPFHSPVDAVKLNLPDYYKIIKNPMDMGTIKKRLENNFYINAQECIQDFNTMFTNCYIYNKPGDDIVLMAEALEKVFLHKISEMPQQEVEIKTMTGKGRGRGRREPDMNMKVGASLDSSPSPLTRGLSSLPPGPQIRPPTQGPPTLPPQTAMQALPPRVPLLLPRVPPRVPPSLPRVPPSLPRVPPSLPRVPPSLPRVPPSLPRVPPSLPPHVPQLGPPFSLGPTDCSPQVPMTAVPPPPPPSQTALPPMHMQQSAGPILPGPILPGPILPSPIPMATKQRKSQKRKADTTTPTANDQLSESSPAESKSGKTLPRRENARPPKLPKKEAPDSQHHWGTGTPSPKQQEQLRYCSGMVKDMFAKKHAAYAWPFYKPVDVDALGLHDYHDIIKHPMDLSTIKDKLENRQYRDAQEFAADVRLMFSNCYKYNPPDHEVVTMARKLQDVFEMRFAKMPDEPEELTAPAPAAVLHPAPVKTQPPMGTASSSDSSSDSSSESESSTDDSEEERAQRLAELQEQLKAVHEQLAALSQPQASKPKKKEKEKKEKKKEKHKKKAGVMSTLEEILEPPPALKALGKPKNKTDALPKKPKKLREKKEGGKGNRSMAPLGMAPPTLQPVTGLDSEEDLGLAGGQAMAGMTAAEKCKPMSYEEKRQLSLDINKLPGDKLGRVVHIIQSREPSLKNSNPDEIEIDFETLKPSTLRELERYVSSCLRKKKKPAAPEKSMETMSGAKTKGSSSESGSSSESSSSESEDSETGMTSKSKKRGRGEGKKSHHQAMAPGMPQLSHQPQTPVLQPTAQLKQQQQQHPSPAAYMAPPVTALEPSQMLENPFDPLAHFGQSLMHLPHHANDSSSPAPPHLNAHPQGGPVSPETHPFLNQHPILPSPALHNAMPQQPSRPSNRAAALPPKPPQQNAPQQQQQPQQTLPQQLQAQQPAPPPQHHLPPHLLQPPQQIRQRPLSPPTLTPQGLLSSQPPQMLLEDDEETVPSMPLPLYLQHLQPNRMQQQQTASLMQSLQSRQQPGQPSLLQSVQVQSQLGPQASLPPPQLTIQTQQSAPHQPSPQLSQHQARHMQHSQQLSFSQGPAQTTQTQPSQHKVAMPPTKAQQIIQQQQQTQQQHHSPRQQHKSDPYNSAHLRDNPSPLMMHSPQISQYAALVHQSPPQVKKEPQRVPLALGGIKEEKLPPSPVMRGEPFSPAMRQESHKHPESKHTMQGHGQQRADMKPLEISRPVIRSSEQSDQPPSMQDKDKFKQEPKTPVAPKKVQDVKLKNMGSWASLAQKSTSTPSSGLKSSSDSFEQFRRAAREKEEREKALKAQAEQAEKDRLRREQEKLRGRDDEESMESARRSQEEPRRRPEQQQVQPPQQQQQQQHQTQAQAQNPAQPPSAPQPSQAPPQSPASSQSALDQQRELARRREQERRRREAMAATIDMNFQSDLMAIFEENLF, encoded by the exons ATGGGGGACGGCCTGGACGCAGTGCAGATGTCGGGGAGCAGCAGCAGTCAGGGGCAGACCTCGTCCCAGGCCCCAATGCTCTACAACCCCTCTGCTTCAGAATCCGACAACCCTGCCCGACCCAAGCGCCAGACCAACCAGCTGCAGTATCTGCTAAAGGTGGTGCTGAAGAGCCTGTGGAAGCACCAGTTCGCTTGGCCTTTTCATTCTCCTGTCGATGCCGTTAAGCTGAATCTGCCT GACTATTATAAGATAATCAAGAATCCTATGGACATGGGAACAATCAAGAAACGACTAGAGAACAATTTCTACATTAATGCCCAAGAATGTATTCAAGACTTCAACACCATGTTTACTAACTGCTATATTTATAATAAG CCTGGGGATGACATAGTCTTAATGGCAGAGGCACTGGAAAAGGTGTTCCTCCACAAGATCTCAGAGATGCCCCAGCAGGAGGTCGAAATCAAGACCATGACCGGCAAGGGTCGCGGCCGGGGCAGGAGGGAGCCAG ATATGAACATGAAGGTAGGAGCTAGCCTGGACTCTTCACCTTCCCCTTTAACACGTGGCCTTTCCAGCCTTCCACCTGGGCCACAAATAAGACCACCGACACAGGGTCCGCCTACTTTACCTCCCCAGACTGCCATGCAAGCCTTGCCCCCTCGGGTGCCCCTTTTGCTCCCTCGGGTGCCCCCTCGGGTACCCCCTTCGCTCCCTCGGGTTCCCCCTTCGCTCCCTCGGGTTCCCCCTTCGCTCCCTCGGGTGCCCCCTTCGCTCCCTCGGGTGCCCCCTTCGCTCCCTCGGGTTCCCCCTTCGCTTCCTCCCCACGTGCCGCAATTAGGGCCACCTTTTTCTTTGGGACCCACTGACTGCAGCCCACAAGTCCCCATGACGGCCGTGCCTCCTCCTCCGCCCCCAAGCCAGACCGCTTTGCCGCCCATGCACATGCAGCAGAGCGCTGGTCCCATTCTACCAGGTCCCATTCTACCAGGTCCCATTCTACCAAGCCCCATCCCAATGGCTACCAAA CAGAGAAAAAGTCAGAAAAGGAAAGCAGACACAACGACACCTACTGCAAATGACCAGCTGAGCGAGTCGTCTCCTGCCGAGTCAAAGTCGGGGAAAACTCTGCCACGCCGGGAGAACGCACGACCACCTAAACTACCCAAAAAAGAGGCGCCGGACTCCCAGCACCATTGGGGGACTGGGACCCCTAGCCCCAAGCAACAAGAGCAGTTACGCTACTGCTCGGGCATGGTGAAGGACATGTTTGCTAAGAAGCATGCAGCTTATGCCTGGCCTTTTTATAAGCCAGTGGATGTGGACGCTTTGGGGCTGCACGATTACCATGACATCATTAAACATCCCATGGATCTTAGCACCATTAAG GACAAGTTGGAAAACAGACAGTACAGGGATGCTCAGGAGTTTGCAGCAGATGTGCGGTTAATGTTCTCCAACTGCTACAAGTACAACCCTCCGGATCACGAAGTGGTGACAATGGCACGCAAACTGCAG GACGTGTTTGAGATGCGCTTTGCTAAAATGCCTGATGAGCCAGAGGAACTGACGGCGCCCGCCCCTGCGGCTGTGCTCCACCCGGCTCCTGTAAAGACGCAGCCGCCCATGGGCACAGCCTCATCCTCTGACAGCTCCAGTGACTCCTCGTCTGAATCAGAATCATCCACGGATGACTCTGAGGAGGAGAGAGCTCAGAGGCTGGCAGAACTTCAGGAGCAG CTGAAAGCGGTTCATGAGCAGCTGGCTGCCTTGTCCCAGCCTCAGGCCAGCAAACCaaagaagaaagagaaagaaaagaaagagaagaagaaagagaagCACAAAAAGAAAGCAGGAGTCATGTCAACACTGGAGGAGATCCTGGAGCCACCTCCTGCCCTCAAGGCTCTGGGAAAGCCCAAGAACAAGACTGATGCTCTGCCCAAGAAGCCCAAAAAGCTTAG GGAGAAAAAAGAGGGAGGCAAGGGTAACCGCTCCATGGCTCCCTTAGGCATGGCCCCACCCACCCTGCAGCCGGTGACAGGCCTGGATTCTGAGGAGGATCTGGGTTTGGCCGGAGGGCAGGCGATGGCAGGCATGACCGCAGCAGAGAAGTGTAAGCCAATGTCATATGAAGAGAAGAGACAGCTGAGTTTGGACATAAACAAGCTGCCTGGTGATAAACTGGGCCGCGTGGTCCACATCATCCAATCACGCGAGCCCTCGCTCAAAAACTCCAACCCGGACGAAATCGAGATCGACTTTGAGACGCTGAAGCCCTCCACGCTGCGGGAGCTGGAGAGATACGTATCGTCCTGTCTTCGTAAGAAAAAGAAGCCTGCTG CTCCAGAGAAGTCCATGGAGACAATGAGTGGTGCAAAAACGAAAGGCTCCTCATCAGAGTCGGGCAGTAGCAGTGAGTCCAGCTCTTCTGAAAGTGAAGACTCTGAGACGG GGATGACTTCCAAGTCAAAGAAGAGAGGCCGAGGTGAAGGCAAGAAGTCTCATCACCAGGCGATGGCTCCAGGAATGCCACAGCTTTCCCATCAACCCCAGACACCCGTGCTGCAACCCACCGCTCAGCtgaagcagcagcagcagcagcatccTTCTCCTGCCGCTTACATGGCTCCTCCCGTCACCGCGCTGGAGCCCTCACAAATGCTGGAAAACCCTTTTGACCCCCTGGCCCACTTCGGTCAGTCCCTCATGCACCTTCCCCATCACGCTAATGACTCGTCCTCCCCCGCACCCCCTCACCTTAACGCTCACCCTCAAGGAGGCCCTGTGTCACCTGAGACGCACCCATTCCTCAACCAGCACCCGATCCTTCCTTCTCCAG CCCTACACAACGCAATGCCCCAGCAGCCTTCACGGCCCAGTAATAGGGCAGCTGCGCTACCTCCTAAACCTCCGCAACAAAACGCACcccagcagcagcagcaaccCCAGCAGACCCTGCCGCAGCAGCTCCAGGCCCAACAACCCGCACCTCCTCCCCAGCACCACCTCCCTCCACACCTCCTGCAGCCTCCTCAGCAGATCCGTCAACGGCCCCTCTCCCCTCCCACTCTCACTCCCCAGGGTCTCCTCTCCTCCCAGCCTCCACAGATGCTGCTGGAGGACGACGAGGAGACTGTTCCCTCCATGCCCCTACCCTTGTACCTACAGCATCTTCAGCCGAACCGCATGCAGCAGCAACAGACGGCTTCGTTAATGCAGTCTCTGCAGAGCAGACAGCAGCCGGGGCAGCCGTCTCTGCTGCAGTCAGTGCAGGTTCAGTCGCAGCTGGGCCCGCAGGCCTCCCTGCCCCCGCCGCAGCTCACCATACAGACTCAGCAGTCAGCACCGCACCAGCCCTCGCCACAGCTCTCGCAGCATCAGGCCAGACACATGCAGCACTCGCAGCAGCTGAGCTTTTCTCAAGGCCCAGCGCAGACCACGCAAACGCAGCCCAGTCAACACAAAGTCGCCATGCCCCCCACGAAAGCACAGCAGATCATCCAGCAGCAACAGCAGACGCAGCAGCAGCATCACTCTCCACGTCAACAACACAAGTCTGACCCGTATAACTCAG CACACCTGCGAGATAACCCCTCCCCGCTCATGATGCATTCCCCTCAGATCTCTCAGTACGCTGCTTTAGTCCATCAGTCGCCCCCTCAGGTCAAAAAG GAACCACAGCGAGTTCCTTTAGCTCTAGGCGGCATTAAAGAAGAAAAGCTTCCTCCGTCACCAGTGATGCGTGGTGAGCCGTTCAGTCCAGCCATGAGACAAGAGTCTCATAAACACCCCGAGAGCAAACACACAATGCAAGGGCATGGCCAACAGA GAGCTGATATGAAACCACTTGAAATTTCCCGTCCTGTCATCCGCTCCTCTGAACAGAGCGATCAGCCACCTTCCATGCAGGACAAAGACAAATTCAAACAAGAACCCAAGACACCCGTGGCTCCTAAAAAGGTACAG GATGTGAAACTGAAGAATATGGGTTCCTGGGCGAGCCTGGCACAGAAATCCACCTCCACTCCCTCTTCTGGTCTGAAGTCGTCCAGTGACAGCTTCGAGCAGTTCCGGCGTGCAGCCCGGGAGAAGGAGGAGCGAGAGAAAGCCCTCAAGGCTCAGGCTGAGCAAGCTGAAAAAGACCGTCTGCGCAGGGAACAAGAGAAACTGAG GGGCCGAGATGACGAGGAGTCCATGGAATCTGCCAGAAGGTCCCAGGAGGAGCCCCGCAGGCGGCCGGAGCAACAACAGGTCCAGCCCCCTCAgcagcaacagcagcagcagcaccaAACTCAAGCTCAAGCCCAGAACCCGGCTCAGCCGCCCTCTGCCCCACAGCCCTCTCAAGCCCCGCCCCAGTCCCCCGCCTCTTCCCAGAGTGCACTTGACCAGCAGAGGGAGCTCGCACGTCGCCGGGAacaggagaggaggaggagagaggcG ATGGCAGCTACCATTGACATGAATTTCCAAAGTGATTTGATGGCTATCTTTGAGGAGAACTTGTTCTAA